In Gambusia affinis linkage group LG20, SWU_Gaff_1.0, whole genome shotgun sequence, the genomic window TATCTTTAAGCATAGAGCAAGTTGGATAAAAGGTTTGTGGGCATCTGAGACTCTACTTAAAGTTGGAGAAACATGACTATCCTAGAGGAGATTATCAAATGCCGCACTGTCTCTACATTAACAGACATTCATTTATGCACgttcattaaaaacaactttcaacaacaacaaaaaaaatattgtaggaaataaatgttctttgttCAGCTGTTGCCTTGAGATTATTTCAGTCAGCTCAGTGAGGTCAGTGCTAGTCAGTGAGCAGAAAACATCGTCAGCTTGAACACGTCCTCagtcaaatataaacaaactgcACGCACTAATGCTCACCAGCATTAATAAGGAGCTCCAGGCACTCCTTCTGTCCGTACTGTGCTGCCACGAACAGCGGCGAAATCTTGTGGTCATCGTGGGCCTCGAGGTTGCAAACGTCAACAAGAATACGAACGATGTCGCTGTGACCCTGAGGAGGGAGGAAAATTCTTCATCAAAAATCCCTGGAGAAGGTATGACAAGAAATCAGTTCTCCGTGAATCTGATGAATTGCCTTGTAAACAGCTTGATGTAGACAGGTCCACCAGGACGCCGTGTGTACCCTGTTGACCTGTGCTCCTTTCCTGACCAGCAGCTTCACAACCTCCGTGTGCCCGTTGTCCACGGCTGGTGGCAAACCGGTGATCCACATAGGAGAGATGTTTGAATGCTCATAAGGCTCACGGACATATTCAGGCTAAGGTGTGTGTTTAACTGCCTTACCTGCATATAAAGGACAGGACAGGTCATTAGTCAGCTGGTTGAGGTCAGCGTGCGCCTTGAGGAGGAGTCGGACCACCGCCAGGTGTCCTCGCTGCGCTGCCAGGTAACATGCTGATTCCCCCTCGTGAGTCAGCGTGTTCACATAATCACGAGGAGATCCAGAGGAGCTTTCTGCATGAAGTTTAGAAGTGAATATTAAAAGGACATCCTGACAATATCAGGAACAACTTCTTTGCCATTTGCCAGAGTCTTCACAATACTCTGAGCTttaatgtggtttttttttttaggtttaggtttaaatatctggatatttaaaagaaCAACATAATATTGACTTGAGCTTATCAAAGTTTTttgagcttcttcttctttggaaaaaaaaaagataacctaaactgttttagacatttttggattttggTAACTTTTCTTACCACTTACTGCAGACAATATTTCCTCCACACAGTCTTTACTGccggctgctgctgcctcaTGCAGGGGGTTCCAGCCGCGGTTATCCCGACTGTCCACGCTGGATCCTCTGTGGATCAGCCTCCTCAGCCGCCTCCTGCAGCCAGAGcgggctgcagcagcaacactgGACACCGTGTCTTCATAGCATTCTGTGAAGTCCATCCCCTGGCTTTGAGACCAGCAGGTGTTAGGAAGAGAATATAACAgatacaagaaaagaaaaaaagacaatatcaTTTTAATTACCTTTACTACACTAATGTGTTGAACATACTATAACTCGTGTcttattttgttgctttaaattaGGTACATTTACATCTTCTCGgtgaaataatatatttagatttttaaaaattcaaatcaaatcaatgaGAACCTTTCAGTTTTAGCtctgtttgtatgtttgtggTCCCATTGGAATATGAACATCCGTCCTCCAGTTTTTTACAAGCTCTAAATGGTTTTCATTCATGATTTTCCTGTAATTGGATTACTTCAATTAACTCTGGTCAGCTTCCTGATCCCTGCAGATTACATTACCACGGTATTATCATGCCATTATCCATTAACACGATTTACCCTAGAAATGGCGATAAGTAGTGTTAATGGCCCTTCACATCTATATACGCCTTGTCCAATGTTCCAATGGAATTGATTTAAGAGTAAAAAGTTAAAGGCGGCTAAACACAAGTTGTTGTTACAGAGCTTCTTACAGCTTTGCCTCTGTAACCATGACGATAAAGGGAGGGAAGACTCCGCTGTAATCTCGCATTGCGACTTGTTATACtgttaaaaaactaaatgactGGTATTAAAACATCTCTAACTAtcataaaacactgcaaaataCGACCGTCGCTGTTATTCTGACAGCAAACGCGTCTCCAGAAAAATAAACCCACTCCCCGTAAAAACAATTAACAACCGACAGAATACGAgttttatcaaatttaaacctgatttctttttctcaccaAAACAAATACGTCTAGGAGCCAGTCGACGTTTGATGGCGTCACGCTTCAGTAAGCTGTCCGTCGCACGGCGCTACGTCACCAAAGCGCTCGAAGCAGCAggtctgattatttttttatttttgttttatttcatcgtCTATTCAGTTTGAGCTGGCAGTCCAGTCACATTTGTTAAATGTGTGTGAAGACGCGAGGAGAATGAAGCAGTAAGAGGAACAGAGGAGCGGTGACCAGCGGCCGTTTTTACGGTAAAATCTTGTTGATGTTGATGTTAGCAGCTACATGTAAGATGTTTACTTTTTCTAGAACATAAATCTGATTTAGAGCTGGTTAAAATCAATAGACCGGTGTAAAATTACAATTACTTAGAAGCCGTCTTCTAtgactagaaaatattttatttacttctcttttttttctttttttttttttttttgacattttgacattttttcttgattaaaacacatttattaggAACTCCGCTGGCGTTTCCAGAAGCAACGGctttattgcctttttttctgtctgatatTCAGATAATGGGCTGATTTTTCAATCGGCCAATTACAGGCATACCTATAAAGAATACTATATTTGATCTGATTACAAGCCAtggttgattttattgaaaCGTCTGAGAGCTTAAAgttaacatttataaatgttagaaaaacctTCAATAATCCCAACACTGTCCTCAGTGGAGCCTGACTGGAATAAAGTTCCTCCATAGTTCTAAATATTTGATCTCCTAAAAATACACAACCTGAAATACATTTATGCACCTAGTGCATGAAGATTTGGACTTTGGGTGTTGCATGGTCGGCACCTTGGAAGAACCCTTTCAGAACACCCCCAGCCTTGGTTGTCTTGGTAATAATTAATGTCTCCATTAATAGAAATCAGATTTaggcttttaaaaacacagaagcactAACCTACCACTCTGATTTGTCTGTTTTGACGTATTGCTTTGAAGGTAACAACTCCAGCTGCAGCACCATGGTGGACATCGGTGTGAAAAGTGCTTGGGTCTGTCAGACTGAGGGCCATCAGCTGGCTGACATCTTGCTTCCTGTTCACCTGAGCAACAGAGCAGATGATGAAGAAGATCTCAGTCATTCCGACAAAAAAACTGATGAGTGAGAATTTTATTCCTTGTCTTAACTTTTAACTTCTATAATTTACTGAGCATTGATTAGTGAGTAATCAGTGCTGTGTGCTCTGCAGAGTTGCTCCGGTGCTGTTGGAGCAGGTGGAGGAAGGCTCTCCTTGTGTCCTGACTGTCAGCTGCCGCACAGCCTCCTCCGTTGCCATCAGCAGCCTGATGGTGGTCAGCGAGGCTCGAACCATGGAGGTTTACAACCAACTGGAGGAGTACTGTGGGACGGTGCGGGGTTTGAAGGACGAGAGCATTCAGTCAGTTAGGTACGAAACTTACTGTGGACTAACGGCAGGCAGAGTGAGCAGCTTTTTAAACTATGCAGATCTTTGTAGGAGGATTTCCGATTGTACTTTTCTGTCCAcgcattctttttcttttccgtATTGTTGCATCTTTTGTTTGTGAAAGTTTGTGCTTGTAATTCTTTCATATAGCCACACTGTAAAATCTGTGTGCGAATTtgacaagttttaaaatgtacacCGAAGGAGTAAATTTGTCAAGTGTGAGATCAggtgcttttgtttgtttctcacagTCCAGAAAGAGGTCCTTTCTACAGAAAACAGCTCGTGCTTGACTATCCATCCTCAGCCTGTGAAGTGAAGGTGAGACATAAACCAAAAAATACCCAAAAAGCCtcatacatttatatttacactCAGCGTGATTTGGTACGATTCGGTTCTGTTTCTTCTCAGTTGCTCTCTTTGGCGGGCAGAAGCAGCATTCTGATTCGTCGCGTCGTGCTGCGCCTGCAGGAGCTCCAGCCCGCCCCGACCCGCGGCCCTGGGATAGACCTGCAGCAGGTGCAGAATCTGGTGGAAGAGATGGGAACTAGCTTGTCTCCTGGCGCGCAGAACCTCCTGGACATGGTGCAGTTCCAGCAGAAGGtgggaagaaaacattttaaaatacctaCATGACAGCTTTGCAGCCAATGATGCAGTTTCTATTTCAAATTGAgcattctgttttgtttttctggggggttttttagAATCAGACTGGCTCTCTGGGTGGCTTCCTGCCTCTCCTGATGGGTGGTGGAGGTTTCTCTGCGTTGGCTGGAGGAGTTAGAATGTCTGCAGCAACTGCCAGAAGTCCGCTTCATCCTGCTGATGCCACGGTATCACAATTATCTGACCCACAGAGACTCTGAGGGGATACTGTGGCTGTAACTTGGGCCAAATCAGAACAGCAGCCACTGTGTTACTGATATTAAAACAGTCACGTTTATATTACACtggatagtccagtagactcagTTCGATTGGGGATGAAAGTTGCAGcacttgttacattttcacctggtgcggtttgctttcacactgaactgtgtcaaacaatccagactaattgaaaaacctgttcacctcctcacccgtggtggcgctgcagcaataactactgaaggaaattacACAGGAACCTCAGGAGACATGcaacttcttcacaaaatgtattcGAAAATAGAGTGGCGTCTATTTTtgtaggatttctgttttgtctttcataCAAAACCACAAGCCGTTTCCCCCACTAGCGCTGGAtatgtgcatttgttttggttgtatttacccagaatgccctgcgctatagtcCGCTTCTTGCTTTTGAAGCGGTTTCCAGCCCACTTGGCATTCACGTGCGCATTCAAGCCGCAGTAGAATTCTTTTTAACTGACCTGAGTCCGAGGATATTAGGTGGACCTGAGCTCTCAGTTTTGGTCCGATTATGCTGCCACACCTCCTCAACCGAGCCGGACTTCCTGCTCTGAGTTCAGTTAAAGTGGAGTAAACAGGTTTTTTGTGAATGCAACCTTAATGAGGTTAGCAAAGTCAAGTCCAGTCCAGTTGATAATGTTTTTTGCTCTTGcctcagtttgtttttagttatttaaaatgacctaagctgaattttaagtttttcttttgttttttgggataaaatgtaataaattgtgTTGTTGTGTCAGGAGAAACTACCTGAGCTCTGTTTTCAGCTCGATTTTTAGGAAATGTTTCAATTCTTTGAATAATaacttttaaatctgttttttaatctgtttcaagCCTCCAGAGCCCATCAGGTCTGCAGACCTGACTCCGTCTCACAACGGAGGGATGTCAGAGGGCTCGACTTCCCCAGATCTATCAATCTCTGACATCAGCTCCAACAATACCGGTAAGTATCACTTATCTTCCTGGCTTATTCCAAATTATCAGTAAATGATTGGAACACAATTGCAGAATGTATTACTATGtacctgtgacagactggcgacctgtccagggtgaccccgcctcttgcctggaacattagctggagatgggcaccagtaCCACTCCCGACTCctttagggacaagggtgttagaaaatggatggatggatggatggatgaatggatggatgaattacTAAGGACACACAAAGTATGAGGTCCTATCCTCGCCATCTGCCTCTGTCACTGCAACCTTCTGCATATTCAGCTACACTCCGTCTTGAACCTTCTTCTTTTCAGTTGCTACCTCATCTCCACTGGAAAcataatgaaatgaataaaaatcataGAAAAATGATTACCAAGAACCTGGGCTATTGTCTGGAGAGTCAGGACAAAGGGTATGAATAAACTCATGATGATAGACAATCATGATGCAAAAAAACTGGAcaatgttgtgtgttttgtgttggttttttttactgttaaagcagttattttgaatttaagtcATGGTTTCTGTAACTTGTCTTGTTTCTGTCCTCTAGTGACACCTTGTGGCCAAAGGGTTTCATCGCCCAGGCCTTTTATTTTCATCACCGTTGTGGATAAAATCTGTCTTTGATCTGCAGCGAGCAGCGACAACGGGGAGCCAGTGAACCACACCCAGGTGGAGGAAATTATGTCACACTTCCTGAAAGGGCGGAGCCACGGTCAGGCGCTGAGCCCCGAGCTTCTGCCCATGCTCCAGAGTGTCTGTGGACAGGTCACAAAGCTTCGCCTGGATAATACCGCGGCAGCGCTTGAGAGGGAGAAGAAGATGAGGAATGGGACCTGGTAGGTGGAGTTTAGAGAGATCCCTCCCGTCTGCAGGTCTCCATCAAGATCATCTTCTATCATCTTCAgttgatagaaggctgactttgtaattgtgtTTATGTGTCTCTGACTGTTCAGGTCTGAGTCCTTTGCTACACCCAGATTTGGGGCTTGGCCACAAGTTTTTCTAGCTgcaataactgaagctgtgtgttgattTCTAGATCGGTCCttattttcaaagataaaagctctagttttgtttcttttcatctgGAGAACATCCTcctagtttattattttatccacTTTGGGCAACGTATAAGTACCACTGGCAGCCAAGCTCTACAGCATGATGTTACCACTACCATGCTTCATGGTCGCTacagtgtatttttttctccccccccctccaggggtctttttgtgggctctagtgtcccttataccacagtaggctgacaggaaagggggaaggagagggggaaagacatgcggcaaatgtcgtcgggtccgggaatcgaacccgcgatggccgcgtcaaggactgaaggcctccaaacgtggtgCGCTACCCTCTATGCCACCGGAGCACACCCCTGTCGCTACAGTGTACTTATAAGGCCTCATCTCGACTCCTCCAAACATATCTTTTGTCACCTTGACCAAACAGCTCAATCTTTGTCTCGTTCGAACATCCAACTTTTCTCCAGAAGACATTTGGCTGTACGTTCTGCACCTTGTCTGTATTTTGCCAGTATGTTCCACTTTAAGGCTAGATTGAGCCAAAATTATTCTTAGGTTGTTCCCAAATGTAACTAACCAATTCCCTTTAATCTGTGGTGAGCTGTTGGACCAAAAATTATGGATTTCCAAGTTTTCAAATGACCTCACAACCCCTCCGAGGAATCGCTGCTTCTCAAGGTCATAGCTAATGTCCTTCTACCTTGACGTGTGTTTGCAATTAAATCTACTgaatgattaattttttttatttttttttatccgtaTTTAAGTGCCATGTGAGTCTGTTTGggaaagtttgacattttctctctgttttaccCAAACCTACTTTTCTGTGATGAAACGGGGAAAATTTGTCACCATTTAGCAGATTCTGTGGGAGATGACGCAACGCGTTTTCTGACCCCTTCGTACTTTCAGATCAAACAGGAAGTGCCGCAGGAACACAAAGCACTCGGGTTTCGCAGCCACTCGTGCTCCAAGACGAAACGGAAGCCAGTTTCTTTCACAAGCCAACAGTTTGGTTTTACTTTGGTTCTCTCTACCTGGTAGCAGACTGAAATACATATTCAGACTGAAACTGAGTATGTATTTCACCAGGAAACTACATGACAGAGTCAGAAGAATTCGGGTTTGGTCAGAAGTGGCTGGTTTGCGGGAAACCAACACACAACGGAGTAGATTTATGAGCTTTGTTGCACGTGTGAATCGTAAATATCTTGCAAAACAGCATTAAACTGACTCAGAGCAGTTAGCGCACCAGTCTTCCGGCTCACACTGGTTTGATTTGAAACATAAGAATGGTTCTGTCTGACTCGGCATCAAAAACCGCAGCTGAATAAATGAGGCTCTTTGTCCAAGCGGAGTGGGCTGGGAGAGAAGGTCAGCTGGGTCTGACTCCATGTTGAGGAGAAACGCAGCTCAACGGTACGTCTTCCCTCGTCAGGCTAATAAACTAATACTGTTCAATAATTTAAGCGCTTGGGTTCAGATGTTTAGATTAGTATTCATTTACTGCAGGCGTTTTATACGTCGATAGCAATAGTGCCGTTTCTATAAACTGCTGTTAGACgtaaagctgctgtttttgcaGTATCTGCGCCTGTGTTTTGAGGAGagtcttgtttttcatttggacACAGACACTGAGGGATGTGTGTGCCGAAAACTCGGCCCCGTCATTAAGTTTTATTGCATACCAAGAGCCGCTTCTCATCCACACATAATGGGAATAAATGGCTTGTTGATTTAGggctttttaaatttatttgaaatggtCCGTTACCAGGGTGGAGTAATTAAACAATTACAGTGGTCTTTAAAAGCacaagttaaatttattttctgagttttatgaAGTCTCCAAATTATCCACAGTGACTTAAACGTAGGCAGCACATCTCCACTGATGCTTCCTGGAATGGCTCTCAGCAAGTTGCACCTTGTTACCATCAGAAAGCTCCAGGTATAATTCTGGTTGGATCTTTGCCTGCTTTTCTAGGCAGGAGTGATGGAGCTGGTTCAAACTTGAGGATTTCCTGGCCAATACCAGgaaaacttcacatttttaattgcgTTTCGATTCGGGCCTTTTGAAGGAGTATTGCCACACCTTAATGTTTGCTAGTTTCATCCACTAAAATCGGCTGGTGTTTTGGATGGGCTGTTCTCTTGGAACACCCAGGTGCATCCAAATTTCAACCATGGAGCTTTTGATGTTGGGTGAAGTTGAAGGTTTTCATCTTGGGTGTTAAGCTTCACTGTGGACAGTGACACCGGCGCTCAAGCAGTTTCCAGTTCATGGCCGGTTTGATCCGTAGCGGTTCCCAAGCATCCCAGGGAATTTCCTTTCAGCATATGGGAAGAGTTTGAATCCTCCTCCAGGCCTCATTAAAGTGGTAACTTGTACCTCTGTAAAATAGTTGGATCTGATGATCTTGCACTCAATCATAACCACTAACAAACCTCGTTGAGTTAAAGATGCTATCAGGAAATGTTAACGCCACTTATTAAGAtattttgttgaatatttatgtatatttcaaCTTGTAGGTGTAATGTAGGTTGGATCGGTTCAATTCATTAGTGGAGTGCGCATTTGACCGCCCCCACCGAACTTTTATTTCTCCCAGTCCGCAGTTGGCGACAAGCGTCCTGCTCTCTGATCCaagacattaaaaacagaacaaacccGAGTGAGCTGTGTCCTCTTTGCCGTCCCTCTGCAGTGAGTTGGACCCGGTCATGGAGCGCCGCCTGGAGGACATGGAGCGGAGGCTGAAGGAGCACATGGACCGCCGGCTGGACGCTCTGGAGCAGAAGCTTGAAAAGGCCCTGCTGATGGCGGCCCTGAACCACGGCGCTGTGAGCGGGCCGCCGGGACGAGCTGCTCCGATTGGGCCTTCGGATCACAGCCACCCAACTCCAGCTGCCGACTGAGCTCAGACCAGCTATGTAACCGGAGGCCTTATAGCGCTTGTATTAAACCTGACATTGGTGTCAAGAGTTAACAGGGATGGTGACGGAGAGAACAAAAGCACCATTaacacataaaactgtaacaaattTCACCTGAACTGTCAAAACTAGACACTAAATGGTAAAGTGTTTGCTCCTCCAGTCGAATATGGAGTTTCTGCTTTACTGTCATGCTGCCGGTTTAAAGGGAAGTCAATGAGACACTATGTTATGGTTGAGTTTCCTGAGGGCAAAGTAGGGCCACAAAGTGTCTGAAAACAATGCAATAACACTCATCACACCTCAGCGTTTATGACTAAAATCAATCcaaaataaactgtaataaagAACGAACTCGGATGTCGTAGCAGGCCGCGGAGAAATCTGCAATAGATTGTGATGTAATGCAAGTTTTCCAGCACAGCTGACTGAGGCGTAACACCAGCAGAGGGGGTGTCTGTCCACTTAAAGCATCTCTTTTCACTTTGAAACGTCAAGGAACCGATTCATCCATAAGTGAGACGAACAGCCGAGAGGACTAAACGTCCAGAAATCTGAATTGAAAACTCATCTGTCTGACCTGTTTGAGCTGGCGCGTTCTCCCGACCTCACAGGAGGGGAAGCCGATGATGTAACTTATTTTAGTGAtcccattttaaatgttttaaatactgCACATTCATTAATTGTGGAGTTAAACTGTACTGATGTGAGccacaaataaaatgtctttaatacCAACGGAGCAGCGTCGAGTGTTGTGCAGAAAACTTTCAACACAACGGAGGTAAAGTTGAGATGGTGGtaggaaaggaaagaaatgaaTGAGTCAAAATAACAGTAGCCTACTTGTTCATAATTAGAGCGGTTTGGGTAAAACGACCAGTGGTTGAGGAGCAAAGATACTCTCATAATATCTGGTGTTGCAGGGATTTTTCTCTTTAGTTCaagaatttatttaatctgttttaggAAATTGTTTCTTCAGCATTAGAAACtagcaaaaacaaacccatttttaatggttttaaatgGTTTGCAGTCAGAAATACAGGCATGTatacagtttttgctttttcgtCGTCACTTGTCTGTGTTCTGCATCATGACATTTCAATATCAGGCAAAGATCAGTTGATGCAAAATGTAGTTAATTGCATATTCATTCAAGGAATAAAAAGTAATCCAAAACCAACATTGTTTAATTAAGAAGTAACTGCCTCCCTTGTTTAATCGTAATTACATTTATGGAAAACTGAGTTCAGTTTCACTGCCAACACTCGGGCCGAGTGAGATTTACATCAGAAAACACTTGAACTTAACCATCAtcaatctaaagaaattcaagaacagatgaCATTTTCTATCAATCTGGAAAAAAGCCATTTCTAGAGTTTCGGGACTTTGTGGAGCAACAAGAGCTGCTATTGAGAGATTGATAAGATACAGAGCAGTGAAAGGAAGAGGACAGGGGAAATGACATCACTAGagctccatccattttctgtgcacccgggacaggtcgccagtctgtcacagggcaacacagacaaacaaccattcacacacacacacacactcacacctagggaggaTTTtatagagaccaattaacctgacagtcatgtttttggactgtgacgagaaaacccaccatgcacagggagaacatgcaaactccatgcagaaagatccccgggccgggaatcgaacccaggaccttctt contains:
- the lg20h10orf88 gene encoding ATPase PAAT isoform X1, producing the protein MVGTLEEPFQNTPSLGCLGNNSSCSTMVDIGVKSAWVCQTEGHQLADILLPVHLSNRADDEEDLSHSDKKTDEVAPVLLEQVEEGSPCVLTVSCRTASSVAISSLMVVSEARTMEVYNQLEEYCGTVRGLKDESIQSVSPERGPFYRKQLVLDYPSSACEVKLLSLAGRSSILIRRVVLRLQELQPAPTRGPGIDLQQVQNLVEEMGTSLSPGAQNLLDMVQFQQKNQTGSLGGFLPLLMGGGGFSALAGGVRMSAATARSPLHPADATPPEPIRSADLTPSHNGGMSEGSTSPDLSISDISSNNTASSDNGEPVNHTQVEEIMSHFLKGRSHGQALSPELLPMLQSVCGQVTKLRLDNTAAALEREKKMRNGTCELDPVMERRLEDMERRLKEHMDRRLDALEQKLEKALLMAALNHGAVSGPPGRAAPIGPSDHSHPTPAAD
- the lg20h10orf88 gene encoding ATPase PAAT isoform X2, whose translation is MVDIGVKSAWVCQTEGHQLADILLPVHLSNRADDEEDLSHSDKKTDEVAPVLLEQVEEGSPCVLTVSCRTASSVAISSLMVVSEARTMEVYNQLEEYCGTVRGLKDESIQSVSPERGPFYRKQLVLDYPSSACEVKLLSLAGRSSILIRRVVLRLQELQPAPTRGPGIDLQQVQNLVEEMGTSLSPGAQNLLDMVQFQQKNQTGSLGGFLPLLMGGGGFSALAGGVRMSAATARSPLHPADATPPEPIRSADLTPSHNGGMSEGSTSPDLSISDISSNNTASSDNGEPVNHTQVEEIMSHFLKGRSHGQALSPELLPMLQSVCGQVTKLRLDNTAAALEREKKMRNGTCELDPVMERRLEDMERRLKEHMDRRLDALEQKLEKALLMAALNHGAVSGPPGRAAPIGPSDHSHPTPAAD